A genome region from Bordetella genomosp. 10 includes the following:
- a CDS encoding IclR family transcriptional regulator yields MSRSAPQDNTDGVAAVERALSIVDAIAQRTEPIGLADLSRATGFYKSTLLRLIASLEKANLVVRRADGRYALGLYAHQLGRAYEATYRLAETLQPLLQGLVDQGTESASFHAYHDPRSRICLLRVDSHHSTLDRIRPGDLLPLDKGAAGKLLTAYLVRGESVETAGLILTSMGERDPSCAAVASPVFGPDDEMRGAISLSGPKERYTPASIKKMSRLLLESAARATRALGGRWPG; encoded by the coding sequence ATGAGCCGTAGCGCCCCCCAGGACAATACCGACGGCGTGGCCGCCGTCGAACGCGCCCTGTCCATCGTCGATGCCATCGCCCAACGCACCGAGCCCATCGGTCTCGCCGACCTGTCGCGCGCGACCGGGTTCTACAAGAGCACCTTGCTGCGGCTGATCGCCTCGCTGGAAAAGGCCAACCTGGTGGTGCGGCGCGCGGATGGGCGTTATGCCTTGGGACTCTACGCCCATCAACTGGGACGCGCCTACGAGGCCACCTATCGCCTGGCCGAAACCCTGCAGCCCCTGCTGCAAGGCCTGGTCGACCAGGGCACGGAAAGCGCGTCCTTCCATGCCTATCACGACCCGCGCTCGCGCATCTGCCTGCTGCGCGTCGATTCCCATCATTCGACGCTGGACCGCATCCGTCCGGGCGACCTGCTGCCGCTCGACAAGGGCGCGGCGGGCAAGCTGCTCACCGCCTACCTCGTGCGCGGCGAAAGCGTGGAAACCGCCGGCCTGATCCTGACGTCCATGGGCGAGCGCGATCCGAGCTGCGCGGCGGTGGCTAGTCCCGTGTTCGGCCCGGACGATGAAATGCGCGGCGCGATTTCCCTGTCCGGCCCGAAGGAACGCTACACCCCGGCGTCCATCAAGAAGATGTCCAGGCTGCTGCTCGAAAGCGCCGCCCGCGCCACCCGGGCCCTGGGTGGCCGCTGGCCGGGCTGA
- a CDS encoding MFS transporter, with protein sequence MQQLSALRPALPILLGAAVMLSLSMGMRQSLGIFVPPLTHDLGISVSDFTIAISVQNLAWGMLQPIAGALVPRIGFRPLLVSGALLFLLGLVLMACAHGLPLVILGAGVCIGAALAATGSSMAMAVSVRPVSVAQRSLVLGLVSSFGSLGAMIAAPLGQEIMQHWHWRVGTLSFIVLAVVMVPAAWFAGRVDRLPRPAAPRAANGSELTAPQVLSMALRNGPFVIMALAYFVCGMQLVFLTTHLPTYLDICGMDPMLSAKALATIGGFNALGSLFFGWAGGRWNKQALLGMIYVLRSLTLAWYFHHLPTPETTLVFAAIMGFLWLGVVPLVSGWIAETFGLRWQAMLIGVAFCSHQLGSFTGAMGGGYVYDLLHNYDLAWQIGAAIGLTAGLVQLGTVAFWPRPRVPA encoded by the coding sequence ATGCAGCAACTATCCGCCTTGCGTCCCGCCCTTCCGATACTCCTGGGGGCGGCGGTCATGCTCAGCCTTTCCATGGGCATGCGCCAGAGCCTGGGGATATTCGTACCGCCGCTGACGCACGACCTGGGCATCTCCGTCAGCGACTTCACCATCGCCATTTCGGTGCAGAACCTCGCCTGGGGCATGCTGCAGCCCATCGCGGGCGCCCTGGTGCCGCGCATCGGTTTTCGTCCCCTGCTGGTCAGCGGCGCCCTGCTCTTCCTGCTGGGCCTGGTGCTGATGGCCTGCGCGCATGGCCTGCCGCTGGTCATCCTGGGCGCTGGCGTCTGCATCGGCGCGGCCCTGGCGGCGACCGGCAGCAGCATGGCGATGGCCGTCTCGGTGCGTCCCGTGTCGGTGGCGCAGCGCAGCCTGGTGCTGGGCCTGGTGTCCTCCTTCGGCTCGCTGGGCGCGATGATCGCGGCGCCGCTGGGCCAGGAGATCATGCAGCACTGGCACTGGCGCGTCGGCACGCTGTCCTTCATCGTCCTGGCCGTGGTCATGGTGCCGGCCGCCTGGTTCGCCGGCCGGGTCGACCGGCTGCCGCGCCCGGCGGCGCCGCGCGCCGCCAACGGCTCGGAGCTGACGGCGCCGCAGGTGCTCAGCATGGCCTTGCGCAACGGACCGTTCGTGATCATGGCGCTGGCGTATTTCGTCTGCGGCATGCAACTGGTCTTCCTGACCACACACCTGCCCACCTATCTCGATATCTGCGGCATGGATCCCATGCTGTCGGCCAAGGCGCTGGCCACCATCGGCGGTTTCAACGCCCTGGGCAGCCTGTTCTTCGGCTGGGCGGGCGGCCGCTGGAACAAGCAGGCGCTGCTGGGCATGATCTACGTCCTGCGTTCCCTGACGCTGGCCTGGTACTTCCATCACCTGCCCACGCCCGAGACCACGCTGGTCTTCGCGGCCATCATGGGCTTTCTCTGGCTGGGCGTGGTGCCCCTGGTGTCGGGCTGGATCGCCGAAACCTTCGGCCTGCGCTGGCAGGCCATGCTGATCGGGGTCGCGTTCTGCAGCCACCAACTGGGCAGCTTCACCGGCGCGATGGGCGGCGGCTACGTCTACGACCTGCTGCACAACTACGACCT